A single Syngnathoides biaculeatus isolate LvHL_M chromosome 18, ASM1980259v1, whole genome shotgun sequence DNA region contains:
- the LOC133491702 gene encoding cell division cycle protein 23 homolog, with translation MNMAALHCEFDDLVHIKKQLLSVTWLCKERGLLHSAKWASELAFALDPLPKDALPSPHSISEEDIQDVDALTLAKSYFDLKEYDRAAFFLKGCTSQKAYFLYMYSRYLSGEKKKDDETVDSLGPLEKGQVRNEALRELRVELSKKHNAGELDGFALYLYGVVLRKLDLLKEAVEVFVEAIHALPLHWGAWLELSNLVTNIEMLKSLSLANCWMKDFFMAHMYTELQMIKEALQKYQNLMDAGFTKSTYIISQMAVAYHNIRDIDQAVALFNKLREHDPYRIDNMDTFSNLLYVKIMKPELSYLAHTLVEIDKYRVETCCVIGNYYSLRSQHEKAALYFQRALKLNPRCLSAWTLMGHEYMEMKNTSAAIQAYRHAIEVNKRDYRAWYGLGQTYEILKMPFYCLYYYRKAHQLRPNDSRMLVALGESYEKLSQTAEAKKCYWRAYSVGDVEKMALLKLAKLHDQLNENDDAAQSYMLYTQDVFSCGEQLEHTEVSTALKYLGQYYFKNKLYDEASVCAQRCCDYNDAREEGKALLRQISQVRDQTEPLSGDLFPPLPNNNNNNTTPVRRVSPLNVLPISFTP, from the exons ATGAACATGGCGGCGCTACACTGTGAGTTCGATGATCTGGTGCACATCAAAAAGCAGCTTCTTTCTGTTACATGGCTGTGTAAAGAAAGAGGACTTTTGCATAGTGCCAAGTG GGCTTCTGAGTTGGCCTTTGCTCTAGATCCTCTTCCCAAAGATGCATTACCATCACCGCATTCTATTTCAGAG GAGGACATACAAGACGTTGATGCACTAACACTGGCCAAATCTTACTTTGATTTGAAAGAATACGATCGTGCAGCTTTCTTTTTGAAGGGGTGCACCAGTCAGAAGGCTTACTTCCTCTACATGTATTCACGTTATCTG tCTGGTGAGAAAAAGAAGGATGATGAGACAGTTGACAGCCTTG GTCCTCTGGAGAAGGGTCAGGTCCGCAATGAAGCTTTGCGAGAACTGAGGGTGGAGCTGAGTAAGAAGCACAACGCAGGAGAGCTGGATGGTTTTGCATTATATTT GTATGGAGTTGTGCTTCGAAAGCTGGATCTGCTGAAAGAGGCAGTGGAAGTTTTTGTTGAAGCAATTCACGCTCTTCCTCTTCACTGGGGGGCGTGGCTAGAACTCAGCAACCTCGTCACCAACATTGAAATG CTAAAGTCTCTGTCTTTGGCCAACTGCTGGATGAAGGACTTTTTCATGGCCCACATGTACACAGAGCTGCAGATGATCAAGGAGGCGCTCCAGAAGTACCAGAACCTCATGGACGCCGGCTTCACCAAGAGCACTTACATCATCTCGCAGATGGCAGTCGCCTACCACAATATccgag ATATTGACCAGGCGGTGGCTCTGTTTAACAAGCTGAGAGAGCACGATCCCTATCGCATCGACAACATGGACACCTTCTCCAACCTCCTCTATGTCAAA ATCATGAAACCAGAGTTGAGCTACTTGGCCCACACGTTGGTTGAGATTGACAAGTACAGAGTGGAGACATGCTGTGTTATTG GCAACTACTACAGCTTGCGCTCGCAGCACGAAAAGGCCGCACTCTATTTTCAGCGCGCCCTCAAACTGAATCCTCGCTGCCTGAGCGCCTGGACCCTCATGGGCCACGAGTACATGGAGATGAAGAACACATCTGCAGCCATCCAAGCTTACAG ACACGCAATTGAAGTGAACAAGCGGGACTATCGAGCCTGGTACGGCTTAGGTCAGACTTATGAGATTCTCAAGATGCCCTTCTACTGTCTCTACTACTATCGAAAGGCTCATCAGCTCAG GCCCAATGACTCGCGCATGTTGGTTGCACTGGGCGAAAGCTATGAAAAACTGTCCCAGACAGCTGAAGCTAAGAAG TGTTACTGGAGGGCGTACTCTGTCGGAGATGTAGAAAAGATGGCGCTACTTAAACTGGCAAA GCTTCATGACCAGCTGAATGAAAATGATGACGCTGCCCAGAGTTACATGCTTTACACCCAAGACGTCTTCTCCTGTGGA GAACAGTTGGAGCACACCGAGGTGAGCACAGCCCTCAAATACCTTGGTCAGTACTATTTCAAGAACAAACTCTACGACGAGGCATCCGTCTGTGCCCAGCGCTGCTGCGACTACAATGAT GCACGAGAGGAGGGGAAGGCTTTGCTGAGGCAGATCTCTCAAGTGAGAGATCAGACAGAGCCACTGTCGGGCGATCTGTTTCCACCACTccccaacaacaataacaacaatacaACACCCGTTAGGAGGGTGTCGCCCCTCAATGTGCTTCCAATTTCCTTTACACCTTGA